The genomic segment CTGTGTTCCAGCCTTGCTAGTCCTCAAATGTGGCTAAgcatgctcctgcctcagggcctttgcacttgctgttccatCTGCCTGGAAAGCTCTTCCCCTAGATATTGATGCAGCTCACCCCTCACCTCTTCAGATCTTTATTCAAGTGTGACCTTCTCAGTGATTCCTTCCCTGATCACTCTGTTTTAACTTTCAGACCTCTCTCCAAATACTGTTAtacctttttctcctttcctgccacTTTTTGCACTGTACCAAATACCCTGCATGAGAGTTTAGAATGTCAATGATAAAAGGGCAGGGATGTCCATTTTGCTCACTTCCATCTGTCAAGTccctagaatggtgcctggcacacagtaggggctCGATGAATAGTTTGAATGAGCCCTCATTCTATACCATAACAGCCTGGCTGCCCCCTGCCTGTCTCTCTGGCTCCAGGCCTCATCCACGTCTCACATTGGTTAAGCCCTTTCTCTAATGGGTCCCCTGCACCTGGTGACTGTGGCTGAGTGGGCAGGCATGAATCCGGTCTCCTGTCCCCATGTAGCATGATGGCTTCAGAAGGTAGTAAGCAGCCTGTGCCTAGAGGTGTGTAATAACAGGTTTGAGAGGATTCCTGACTCTGCAGGAGGCCACACGTCATGACCTGTGGGGCCTTTCAGCTCAGACTCATACTGATTCTGTGAAAAGCCAGGATGTCCTGAGCAGCATCTTTTGTCACATTGTCCTTTCTAGAGGACACATCAGTGCCCTTGTTTCATTCTCTGTGCCCACACCCAACCAACCCTCATCTCCCAGGCTGTGAGCTCCATGAGGGTAAAAACTGAGCTCGGATCCCATCATCTACTTGGGCAGCCACCCAGGGCATCGCCAGCAAACAGCTGAGGTCCCCCTCGGTGAGCTGTGGCAGTGAGgtcccagggccctgggcccaGACAGTTGGCCTGGATCACTGCCCACCTGTGGGCCCCTCTCTCCTGATTCACCCTTTCTGAGCCTCCACTGCCTTATCTGAGAAGCAAGGGTGAGACTAGGACTCTGGTGCTAGAAGTCTGGGGTTCTCTGGGAGGAACTTCCTTTTAGAGCAGTCTGCCAGAGGCCATGTGACACCCACAGAACCCTGAAGAATGAAAGAGGCCCCGAacaacctcaacaaaataaagaggACTGAAACTGGCCATTCCAAAGTTCAGACCTGTTTCCTCTTTTGCAAGAGCCCGGATGCACCTTCAGGCAGTAGAAATCCCAAGTTTCTGAGAAACCCCCCTGAATGGATCCTTTGGGGATGCAAATTTCTTTTGCCAGCTTGAGAAATTGAAGTGCAGGGCAAGAGGCTCTGAGCCAGGGGGAAAGCTTGCACAAGGTCACCCGGGGCGGGGAGGTGGGGGGGCGGGATGTGGTGGATgcttgagtctgtttctgggcaAATCTCCAACTCTTAACCCTAGCTTCAGGCTTTCTCCAAAGTCCCCTCTTTTCACCTATGCACCACATAGACTGAGCCAGGGAGACCTGGGTTTGAGATCCTTAGGggcttgggcctcagtttccttatctgtgaaatgaaggtACCCGCCTGGACACGGAAATTGAGGAAGAAGAGGACAGCTGACACGGATGGGacacttgctctgtgccaggcaccatgctaagcaCTTATATGTATCAATCCATTTAATTGTCACAACTTCCATAAAGTCAGGTACAATTTTATTGTCACCACTTCACTGGCTAGAAAACGGAGGCATAGAGAGGTGGAGTAATGGGCCCACCTACCTTTTAAAGTTTCCAGAGAGATCAGAGATAACCCTAGAAAATACCAGGTACATAGTAACTGCTGGGTCAATGGTACGGTTCCAAGCTCCTTGACTTCTGTGAGCCACAGCCACACAGGTGTGCTGTGAATGGCACTGAAAACACTGAGCACGGTGCCTGGCACACGGTAGGAGTCCTTATTTACCAGCATCATAGTCGTTGGTGGTAGCAAATCTTTGTCTTCtgaaaatggattttattttatgaaacagcTAAAATTCATGTGGAGCTGAATCTGGTGACTAATGCCAGTAATCTAGTGGTGAAATGTCATTTTTAGAACAAAACAAGGTGTAATTACTGAGCCCTGAGCCTGTTTTTCCTTAGAGAAAAGCCTTATACTGTGTCAGATGAGCAGGTACTAGATCTGTGTTCCCCATCTGAATCGTATGCCTAAAGCAACCCTCATTTTAACCAAAATCTTCACGCCCAATCCTAAATCTATCCCGACCCAGATCTGAATGTCTATACTTCCTCTAAGTTCCCCACACATTTTCACCAGTCTAGCCTCACCAAAACCCTgaagtttctttttattcttttctgagtTCCACTTTGCTACTCTCTGTTCCTATCCTGATCTGGATCTGTACTAATTCTCAaaggattaaaataaatgtaattgcATTCAAAGCATGCAAAATTTGAATACATTCTCCTCAAAAGTAATGACAGTAAGTGCCAAACTTCtaaattagaataatttttcacatttcccAAAGGgatttcttttagtattttcaaaatcATGTATTAAAATGTATAGCAAATGCagttttatattaataaatagcAAAAATGTAATAGCATTCAAATggttttagaaattttaattccaccttactaaatattttagaaaaacaagaCTGTTCCCTAAATAGCATCCGGTGTCCCACTAATTGCCAATATGAAGAACTGCTATCGTGCTTCACACATTGTGGCCAgacctacatatatataaatttaactaTTATACAAATGATTTATGGTATTATAAAATGTCCCTCAGCTGCCATGTGCAGCTGTTATGAATACTGTGCTAACTCATGAGAACCTTCAGaacatgaaaagaagaaaatggacacTTGGTTATGCATTTATCACATTCATGCAACCTGAGAAGCAAGATGTGAGGaatgaatttatcttttctttcatgtaaaaccttctgCTGTTCAAATTTGCCCCACACTCCAAAGCAGTGTCTAACACTCAGCTCATCCCACACCCCTCCTGCAGTCTGGGGCAGGACCTTTGGTTGTGAGAATGGTGAGCGAGAGATCCAGAGAAGTGTTTCCCTGCACCCTGAGCTGTGTTAGCATGTAGCCATCTAGGTTTCCAGCCTGCTGGTCAGCACAGAGTCCCAGGGGCCTGCAGTTCTTACTCATCTATTTGTTTAGGGTTTGAGATACTCAGGAAACCACCGTAGGATCTTAGGGCCGCTCTTGTTCTGGTCAAGGCGGTGGTACTGCTCTACTGCGCCTACTGCCTGGAAACATTTTGCATAAGCTGTGCCTTAGGCCCGGGACATCATTCTCGTTTCTAGTCTTTGAAATTCTTCAGGTCTTAGTTTAAAAATTCCCCTCTCAGACAGGCCTGTCTGTCCTCTAAATCCAGACTGGATCCCACCTGCTGTTTTCATGGAACCCAGTTCTTTTCCTTCTTGGCATTTATTACAATTAATAACAATGAGATCAGTATAACTAATTTGCGGATTTATGTCTATACCATCTGTCAGAATCACAAAAATGTAAGCTCTATGAGCACAGAGACCACATCCTTTCATCCATCACTCTATGTCCAGTGCTTAGCATACCATTTGGCACATAGTCAGTGTCCAGGAAATATGACCCACTGTCAGCCAGTGAGTTTCCTCAACTTTTAATGCCAGGGTGTTAATGTCTGTCTCATAAGTATTATTGGGAGAGTAAAGAGAGAATGGGAGCAAAGGCCACATAGTAGGTGGacaataaatactattattattatatattcagaGGCAGGTGAGAACTGAGGAATCTTGGAGGTGGGGACTTGAGGGCTATTTGGAGTTGGATGGGATTCGAGGAATCGGGAGGGCATTCCAGGACAGAATAGTTTAGCAAAGGCATGGAGGAAAGTATAAAGGCAGTGAGTAAACCTATGTGGCCGGATGAAGAGTAAATTTTGGGACAGCCCTGTAGTTAGAAAAGCAGACTGGGGTCAGATTAGGAAGAGCCTTGAATGCCAATCCAGCACATTTAAACTTGATCCTTAGGCAGTAGGGAGCCAAAGAGTTTTTGAGAAAAAGTGTCAACTGAAGACATGGTATTTAGAAAGATTAATAATGGCAAATccatagcatgtataatgtggggttgggggaaaggggagggctgtgcaacacagagaagacaagtagtgattctacaatatcttactacgctgatggacagtgactgcaatggggtttgtggggggaacttggtggaggggagagcctagtaaacataatgttcttcatgtaattgtagattaatgataacaaaaagaaaaatgtggaaaaaaactTAACCCCCaactgctttatatattttataatccttCATCAGCTATGTGTAAAGAAATTCCATTATCAAAATTCATAATAAGGGTTTAAGTAATGGCTGGATTACTAGAGGTTGATAGTTCTTTTGCTGTAGGGTTCATCTTCAGAGAAGAATTGTACATGATAACAAGAAATATTCTAGAAGCAGTAAAGGTAGTCTAGAGGACTAACACTTCACCTTGAGCTCTCTGGTGGAAGCCTGCTTTCCAGATGGGTGATCAACGACAGATTTTGTATAAGGTAACAGGAAAAAGGATCATTCTGCAGAAACTATGGGTTACTATCATAAGCAAGTAATGTTGGGAAAAATGCTGCAGTGTATTTTCTCATAGCTTTTTAAGACTCTAGAATATCAAgtaaatttttcaataaaatatagaaaaatagtaataataatggcaAATCTGGACCAGGTGGACTAAGggactgaagaaaaacaaaaacattttattcaaaCTCATCTCTAACCCTTGTGACGGTATAAAACATGCAGGGTTAGGGGCAAAACCTCTACAGATACGGATTCAAGCCCTAGCTCAGCAATGTTATGACCTGGCTGACACTGAGCCAGCCACTTCACCtccctgtacctcagtttctccacctataaaatggagataatcctGCCTATTTCACTGGACTGGTGAGAATCAAATAAAGAATGCACTCATTAATCCACTCATTCAAAAATGAACCCCAATAATGTATCAAATTGTCTTGTAAATGATAGGGAGACAGAGATTAAGTGGAAGTGTTCTGAAAGAGGCACATAATTTCTGAATATCAAGTGCTTGTGGTACGCAGCTTTCCATCTGTCATAGCACTTAATCTGCCCAATATCCTTATCAGGTTGGTACTATTACCAAGccctttttataaatgaagaaatggaggctcagagagactaaGTTAGTCACCCAAGGACGTTCAGCCCTTAAGTGGCTGAGCTTGGTCTTGGGCTCACAGCTGACCCATGCCTGAGATGACTGTCTCCCTCCTAGTGCTGGACCTTTGAACACATCTGGCTACTTGCAACTTCTAGGCCTTTAACTTGCTGTTCCCTTTCcatcccacttttttttttttgcctgtagaACTACTCATCTTTCAAATTCTAGATTAGGCTTCAGGAAGACTCCAGGATCCCTGCTTGGGCCCCTCCTCTGGGCTTCCCCAGCACTTATTCAAACATCTCCCATGATATTAACCACAGTAGCACTATATCCCTGGTCTCTGAACTTTTAAAGAAGTATATCCCTTatcagtaaaaaaatatttttaagtgagcaCCCATAATATaggcacttttcttttttttaaattaagatatcattgatgtacaatcttatgaaggcttcacatgagcaacattgtggtttcaacactcaCCTATGTTATCAAGCCCTCACgcccccccactgcagtcactgtctattggcgtagtaagatgctatagagtcattacttgtcttctccatataGGCACATTTCTTTATAAAGTACTGTACATACACGTTCTGTTGAGCcacatatattaaatattgataactcctaattcttttatttttatgaaaaataaatacaggatCTGATCCAATGTTTTCTTCCCACAGCCCATTGACCACTGACAAGTAACAAATTCATACCTCTAATCCAAGCtggtgggcagaggggaggggtcGAGTGGGGGAGGGCGGAGTGGGGGGTGCAGTGAGGGAGGGGTCGCTGGTAGGTGGATGCCATGCTTCCCCACTGCAGGAGGTTTGAGAAGAACGTGGGAGTCCAGCTTCTTCCCCAGAGGGCCGGACCTGGGGGCATGGGGGTTATGGGCAGGACACCTCCCACTGTGCTTTCACCCACTTGAGCCAGGGGAAGGTGGGGCAAAGTTGAGCCTGGATTAGCGGGGCGGCAGGGAGGCTGCTAGAGCTGCGGGGTGGCCAGACCGGCCAGTGCGGAGAGGCAGGCGCACCATGCCGCTGCAGGATGTCACCCTCCGAGAGGTGTGGGCCTCCGACAGGTCCGGAAGCCCCCCACCACCGCTACCACCTCGCCTGTCTCAACTCTGGGCCGCCCaggtggaggggctggggtggggcaggagaaaggaagacagacTGATCCGTTTGTTGCCCTCAGCGGACCTGAGGAGGAAGGCCGGCGGAGCCCAGAGGTCCGGCAGCGCCCCAGGCAGGTAAGTGACCCCTGCTCAGACAGGAAGTCCACGCAGGGGATCTGCGAGTGCGACCGGCCCCCCTCAGCCGCCTCCGGGGGTGGCTACCTGGAGGGTCTTTAGGAGAGGGGTATTTGGAGCACCTGGGCTGTCCGGGGGAGGAATCTGGGCTTGGGGCAGTGGAGGTGGCCATGGCGCCTGGGAGGGGTCACGGTGCCCACCCCACGGAGGAAGCTACAGCTCCCCTCCCGCTAATCCGCGGTTATTTCTGGCGGCTCAAGGGATTACAGGGCGCTGGGCAGCCCTCGGAACCCccctttccctcctctccctcctcttggCCCCCGACCCCCAGCGACCCGCCCGGGGACAGAaactgaggaagaagaggagcGAGGCCCCTGAATCCCCCGAccctgcgggacccgagccccgGAGACCCGGCGGCGGCCGGGCGGCCGAGCGCGGGGGCGCCCGCCTGGGTGAGTGCGGGCGGGGTGTTGGGCGCACCCCGGGGCGGGGCGAGGCGGGGCGGGGGGCCGGGGGAGGGGGTCGCAAGGGAGGCCGAGCGCGGGGCCACCACTCGGGCGAGGAGCCCGAGCGGCAGCGTCCAGGGCTTGGGGCGCGGGGAAGACGGGGTCGGGGCGCTGCCTCCCCGGACCCGGCGGGCTCCTGCCTGACCCCGCGTCTCGGCTCAGCCGGGCGGAGGGGGAGGCCACGGGAAGAGCCGGCGGAGGCCCGGGCGCCGCAGACCGTCTACACCAAGTTCCTCAGGGACCCCGAGGCCAAGAAGCGCGACCCGCGGGAAACCTTTCTGGTAGCCCGCGCCCCGGACGCCGAGCACGGTCAGAGGGGGCCCGGGGGAAGGGCGGGCTAGGGGGGCGGGTCGGGGGAAGGAGCCAGGGGCTTGACAGAACTGCAGCGAGAGGCAGAAGGCTCGGAAACAGCCTGCAGCTATCTGGCCTTGTCTTTGAGCCAGAAAAGCtttattctcttgctctttcccCCGTTTCcggatggggaaattgaggcgcAGAGCGATGAAGAGTATGCCTTAAACTATAGCCACTCGCCAAAGGTAGCCCGGATGGGTCCGGCTCAAGGTCAGAAACAGAGGCAGACGacaagaagaaacagaggcagaaaCAGGGCAGGTGCAATGAGAGGGAGCAGCGGGGGGGAAGGAAGACCAGGAGGGCGGGTGGAGGGGAGGGTCCCGAGAGAGGGGCCGGGCCTGCAAAGACGGCATATTCTGAGAGCAGGATTGCACAACCCCCCCCCGCAGCATTCCCCCAAATCCAGCTGGCCATCCTGGCCCTGTTCTGGAGGGGAGCCTCCTATCCCGGGCGCTCATTCACCACTCCCCGGCAATCACGAGGGACTGGGCTCTCCGGATATTGgagccctccccagcccccattaTGAGGAGTTTCTACctacagaggaggaggaggacgaggaggatcaggaagaggaagcaggggaggcagaggagaaggaaaagaaagagaagataccTCTGCCTCCCAAGAAGCCCCCAAAAGAGAAGGTGTCTGCAGACATCAAGGAAAGGAGGGCCAAGGCCCCAGGACTGATGGGTGGGTGCTGAGGGCACAAAGGGCGCACACAGCCACTTCAAGCTAGCCCTGCCCATGAGGGGCCTCCGGTCTCGCTGAAGCTGGGACGTCAGACACTTACCCAATGTCTGGACCCCAGAGTTTCTTCCTCTGGTGGCTTCCTCCTCCCATGGTCTTTAAGGACAGAGATCAGTGTGTGCTCCTGCCAccacccccactgcccctgccccGGGTGCTCTGTGAGCCAGGGAGGACAGagagttttagttttctttgtgatttttgtataggtttttttttttatcctcaaTATGAATTATtgtcataatttttataaaagtatcaAAGTGATTACAGTAAAAATCCATCAGTGAATAAATGCCATGTTGGCTCCCTGGCCTAGGTACCTCGCCCTACAGATTCCACAGCCTGGAGTAAATCTGAATACCCAGCCAGGACctgtgggagggagagagcacTGTCTATGGCACTGGCCAGAGGAGGTTTTCTGGGGGCAATGGGGTGGGAGCTGGGATGCATGTAGGAGGcctggcattcattcattcattgattcattcattggTTCACTAACTGCTCAGTAAGCACCTGGTGTTTGTCCAGCCACTTTTGGACTCAGGGTTCAAATGAAATGATCAGAGACAGACCCTGGGCCCCTGTCAGGCTTTCAGCCCCCAGGGAATGAAGCAACGATGAGTGTTTTGGAAGGTGGCCATCATCCCAATAGGCTTTTCTTTGTCTAACCCCACCCTCCAATTCCAGAGGACCTGGGGAGCCCTCTCCCCCCACGGAAAGCTCTGCGCATTAAGAAGAAAGGGATGCCAGAGAGGGAAGGAACTAAGATgagaaagacaaaggagaaagGTGAGACTGGAGGAGCAGGGGACTCTGGCTGTGACAGGCCCTGTGAGCCCTTCGCATCCTCACACACAGGGTCTGGGGAGGCTGACAAAGACCTCTCAGTGAGCCCCGGCAGAGTGAGAAAGAAGGCCCCAGCAGCCATGTTCCTGGTTGGGGTAGATGGCCCAGCTGAAAAAGCTCTGAAGAAGAAAGGTGGGTAGCTGTGGCCTCTGGTGCCATGATATCTAGAAGCAGTCCTGAGGGTGGGGAGCAGGCCTGAATTGTAGGGTGAGGAGTGTGAGTTCCAGAGTCAGAAGACTTTGGGGAGAATTTtgaccaccccaccccacccccactttaatagctgtgtgacctcaggcatgTGTCTCAGCCTTTCTGAGGCTCTGACAACAGTAATACAGGGTTACTCTCTTGTGGTTGTGGGAAGGGGCCAAGAGAGACACAGTGTTTGAAACACTTTGCAAACCATTAAGTGCTCCACCAGGGTCCGTAGTTAACAGGCTTGTTCTCCCTCTATGCCCAGACACTCCCAAAGGctcagaagaggaaaggaaggaggaagaggatgaggaggaagaagTGGCAGCTGTGGTAACAAAGAACAGTAATCAGAAGGGCAAAGccaaaggaaaaggcaaaaaggTTGGGGCCCAGGGCAGAAGGGAGCTGAGGTCCCTTCAGGGAGCAATGGCAGAGGCCTGGGCTTAGCAGACGAGAGTGTGGGACTTGGTGGGCAGGGGCCATGGGGTCATTTGGGTTTAGAATCTTGGCTGCCCATCTGGTGACAGGGTGTGAGGACAAAGGCCACCAGACCTGGAAGAACAGAAGAGTCAGTTGAAGGGTCACCAGGCTGGGACTGGCCACTGGGAGGCCTTATGTCATGTGGTCTCTAAGCTTGCCCTTCTGCAACCTTACCATCTGACACAGCCAGAGATGTTCACACGGCCCCCATATGAAGACATGCACATTTTCTGTGCCTGGGAAGTGGAGCACACAGGCAGatagcacatgtgcacacacccaTGGGATCACTGATTGATTGATAGCCCACTGTACAAGTTGTTAAAATATTCCCATGCTACTGCTTTGAGCTCACCAAGTGCTTCCTGTTCCCCACCACCCGGGACCTCCCAACCTTCCAGCAACTAAAGGGTCAACATTGGCTGTTAGGGGCTTCCAGCACCCTCCCCAGATGGATCAATGTCCATTCTGACTATACGTTCTCCATAGGCAGAAcaagttgttaaatattttgaatattgctCTTCCTCACAAACAGAACTCAGGTACTAATGTGCAAGCAGGAAAGGTCTGactagagagagaaaggaatgaaagtCTCTGAGAAACTGGTTTCCATGAGTGGCGAGATCGccatgagggcagggctggggtcttAGCTACGTGGCTGTAATTAATCTGTTCAGGAGTGGTCAGGTCTTGGGGGGACTGTTCACATTAGCCAGATCACCAGATACTGATTTATAAACTGAAAGGCCAGTGTATTATCTCCCAGGAGGAATACCACTGCAGTACAGCCTTCAGTACAGTAGGCCCTTAAAATCCACAGCTGTAGAAATGTTTGAATAAACTCTGGCTTTCTCCACATCACATTCCAAACATAGTCTTGTGTGTTTCCCAAGTTTCCTCTGGAGCAGCCTAGGGTGGAGAAGAGATGCTCACTTGCCCGCGGGCTAAGGGCCCACTCCCTAAGGGCCTATTCGCTGACAACCAGCCTCACCTCATACACAGTGTAGACCTGGCCTCAGCAAAAATGGCCAACCATGACACATTAGGGCTTCTTAGTGGCTCACAtacatcatttaatcctcaaatgcACACACCCAGGCTGGGAGTCTTCTCTCCCCCATTGGGAGAGAAGTTGGGATTAGAATCTTGACTCCACGTCTTCTGAGGGATAGAACATGAGGGCAAAGGATACCAGCTTGTGAGAACAGAAGGGGCAGTTGTGTGGTCACCAGGCCAGGCCAAACCACCATAGGGCTCATGCAACCAAATTGTTATTAGGAGTTTTTCCATGAGCAAAATGAgcttaattattcattcattgaattgACTATGTATTGCTGTATAACCATCACCCCAAGacttagtgtcttaaaacaacaaatatttattttcttaatttctggaAGTCAGACATCTAGGCACAGCTTAGCAAGTCGGTCTGTTTTGGGAATCTCTTCATGAAGTTGCAGTCAGGATGATAGCTGGATTGGCAGTCATTCTGAAAGCTTGACTGGAAATGGAGGATCTCCTTCTAAAATGGTTCACTGTCCTGGTTGTTGGCTGGCGGCCTCTCCATAGGGCTGCTTGAGTGT from the Manis javanica isolate MJ-LG chromosome 16, MJ_LKY, whole genome shotgun sequence genome contains:
- the TULP1 gene encoding tubby-related protein 1 isoform X2, with protein sequence MPLQDVTLREVWASDSGPEEEGRRSPEVRQRPRQAPDPQRPARGQKLRKKRSEAPESPDPAGPEPRRPGGGRAAERGGARLAGRRGRPREEPAEARAPQTVYTKFLRDPEAKKRDPRETFLVARAPDAEHEEEEDEEDQEEEAGEAEEKEKKEKIPLPPKKPPKEKVSADIKERRAKAPGLMEDLGSPLPPRKALRIKKKGMPEREGTKMRKTKEKGSGEADKDLSVSPGRVRKKAPAAMFLVGVDGPAEKALKKKDTPKGSEEERKEEEDEEEEVAAVVTKNSNQKGKAKGKGKKKEERALSPPVGVHEPQELVLQPAPQGRTVRCRLTRNKKGMDRGLYPSYFLHLDTEKKVFLLAGRKRKRSKTANYLISSDPTNLSRGGENFVGKLRSNLLGNRFTIFDNGQNPQRGGGGTDVGSLRQELAAVIYETNVLGFRGPRRMTVVIPGMNEDNERVPIRPRNASDGLLVRWQNKTLESLIELHNKPPVWNDDSGSYTLNFQGRVTQASVKNFQIVHADDRLRHRPLQFRREAGLRVTPAAHSAPRARQGRGKDSVEACRIP
- the TULP1 gene encoding tubby-related protein 1 isoform X6; the encoded protein is MPLQDVTLREVWASDSGPEEEGRRSPEVRQRPRQAPDPQRPARGQKLRKKRSEAPESPDPAGPEPRRPGGGRAAERGGARLAGRRGRPREEPAEARAPQTVYTKFLRDPEAKKRDPRETFLVARAPDAEHEEEEDEEDQEEEAGEAEEKEKKEKIPLPPKKPPKEKVSADIKERRAKAPGLMEDLGSPLPPRKALRIKKKGMPEREGTKMRKTKEKGSGEADKDLSVSPGRVRKKAPAAMFLVGVDGPAEKALKKKDTPKGSEEERKEEEDEEEEVAAVVTKNSNQKGKAKGKGKKVFLLAGRKRKRSKTANYLISSDPTNLSRGGENFVGKLRSNLLGNRFTIFDNGQNPQRGGGGTDVGSLRQELAAVIYETNVLGFRGPRRMTVVIPGMNEDNERVPIRPRNASDGLLVRWQNKTLESLIELHNKPPVWNDDSGSYTLNFQGRVTQASVKNFQIVHADDPDYIVLQFGRVAEDAFTLDYRYPLCALQAFAIALSSFDGKLACE
- the TULP1 gene encoding tubby-related protein 1 isoform X3, which produces MPLQDVTLREVWASDSGPEEEGRRSPEVRQRPRQRPARGQKLRKKRSEAPESPDPAGPEPRRPGGGRAAERGGARLAGRRGRPREEPAEARAPQTVYTKFLRDPEAKKRDPRETFLVARAPDAEHEEEEDEEDQEEEAGEAEEKEKKEKIPLPPKKPPKEKVSADIKERRAKAPGLMEDLGSPLPPRKALRIKKKGMPEREGTKMRKTKEKGSGEADKDLSVSPGRVRKKAPAAMFLVGVDGPAEKALKKKDTPKGSEEERKEEEDEEEEVAAVVTKNSNQKGKAKGKGKKKEERALSPPVGVHEPQELVLQPAPQGRTVRCRLTRNKKGMDRGLYPSYFLHLDTEKKVFLLAGRKRKRSKTANYLISSDPTNLSRGGENFVGKLRSNLLGNRFTIFDNGQNPQRGGGGTDVGSLRQELAAVIYETNVLGFRGPRRMTVVIPGMNEDNERVPIRPRNASDGLLVRWQNKTLESLIELHNKPPVWNDDSGSYTLNFQGRVTQASVKNFQIVHADDPDYIVLQFGRVAEDAFTLDYRYPLCALQAFAIALSSFDGKLACE
- the TULP1 gene encoding tubby-related protein 1 isoform X1, which translates into the protein MPLQDVTLREVWASDSGPEEEGRRSPEVRQRPRQAPDPQRPARGQKLRKKRSEAPESPDPAGPEPRRPGGGRAAERGGARLAGRRGRPREEPAEARAPQTVYTKFLRDPEAKKRDPRETFLVARAPDAEHEEEEDEEDQEEEAGEAEEKEKKEKIPLPPKKPPKEKVSADIKERRAKAPGLMEDLGSPLPPRKALRIKKKGMPEREGTKMRKTKEKGSGEADKDLSVSPGRVRKKAPAAMFLVGVDGPAEKALKKKDTPKGSEEERKEEEDEEEEVAAVVTKNSNQKGKAKGKGKKKEERALSPPVGVHEPQELVLQPAPQGRTVRCRLTRNKKGMDRGLYPSYFLHLDTEKKVFLLAGRKRKRSKTANYLISSDPTNLSRGGENFVGKLRSNLLGNRFTIFDNGQNPQRGGGGTDVGSLRQELAAVIYETNVLGFRGPRRMTVVIPGMNEDNERVPIRPRNASDGLLVRWQNKTLESLIELHNKPPVWNDDSGSYTLNFQGRVTQASVKNFQIVHADDPDYIVLQFGRVAEDAFTLDYRYPLCALQAFAIALSSFDGKLACE